The Verrucomicrobiota bacterium genome segment TTCACGGGCAAGTTTGCGCACATCCTGAAGTTCTTTCCTCAGACGCTGCGTCTCCTGCACCTTGTTGACGAGGCGCTCAGCCAATTCTCCGTTCCGGTGCAGCAAACCGGTGACTACCTCCCGGACCTTGTTGACCAGTTCGGTGCGAATCTCGGTGTTTCCCAGCTTGTTCTTGGTTTGCGACTCGAAGACCGGATCCTTCAGCCGGATCGCGATCGCCCCGACCAAACCTTCGCGCACGTCGTCACCCTCGAACTTGGCCTTGGCAAAGTCATTGACCGCTTTCAGCATGCCTTCACGGAACGCGCTCAGGTGGGTTCCCCCGTCCGAGGTGTACTGTCCATTGACGAACGAATAATGGTCCTCCGACAGGCGGTGGGTGTGGGTGAACGCCAGTTCAAGCATCTTTTCCCGATGATGAACCACGGGGTAGATCAGATCGTCGCCGACTTCCTCTTCGAGCAGGTCTTTCAGCCCGTTAGCCGACGCATAGACGGTGCCGTTATAGTTGATTTTCAGGCTGGCGTTCAGGAAGGTGTAAAGGCGTAAACGCCGGATCAGGTGCTCCTCCCGAAACCGGAATTCCTTAAAAATCGTCCGGTCCGGCTCAAAAATGATTTCCGTGCCATCCGGAGCATCCTGTTTACCCTTTTTCTGCGACTTGAGTTCGCCCCGCTGAAATTCGGCCCGCAGGAACTCGCCGTCCCGCCGGCTGATGACGGTGAAGTGGGCTGAAAGGGCGTTGACCGCTTTGGTGCCGACGCCGTTCAGGCCGACGCTGAACTGGAAGACCTCGTCATTGTACTTGGCGCCGGTGTTGATGCGCGACACGCATTCGATGACCTTGCCCAACGGGATGCCGCGCCCGAAATCACGTACCCGAACGGCATCATCCTTCAGTTCCACGTCGATCTGCTTGCCGTACCCCATGATGAACTCATCGATGGAATTATCGATGACCTCCTTCACCAGCACATAAATGCCGTCGTCGGCGTGGCTGCCGTCGCCCAAACGGCCAATGTACATGCCGGTTCGCATCCGGATGTGCTCAAGCGAGGATAGCGTCTTGATCTTACTTTCGTCGTAATCGTGTTTGGCCAGGGGCATACGAAAATAGTGAGAGTGCCACGAGTTGAAGGGTTTGCAAAGGCAACGCCGCACTCCGGGCGGCCCGGCCGCCCGGTCCCCCGTCCCGCGGGGAGCGAAACCACGGGCCGGACCGGACGCACTCAGATCCGGACACGGTCCGAAGGAACACACTGCACCAAACCGGCCCGAGGATGCCTAAGAGCCCGGGGGAACTCGAGCGGAATTTTTCCCGGAGCATCCCGCAGATCCCTAGATCAGGAATTGGGCTCCATCCTGGCCGGCGGGCGCCACGTCGAACCAATCCGTCAGGTTACCATGTTCATCCCGCAGTTCAGTCCTGCCGCCGGTAAGCCGGAGGCAATGTTCAGCGTAACTCCTGGCATCGTCCAAGCTCAAAAACCATAAATCGGACCCTTGCCCGGCAAGGACGACGCCGGGCCGGTCGCCTGCGGGTAAAATACAAAGTGTTCGCATCGTGTTCAAGTGAACATATAACGTTGAACACGGCAACCCTTACCTCTTCACGCCGGCTGCGGTTACGGGATCATCGTCCCGTGGTTTCAGGCCGGCACCGCCGACGGCGCGCCGCCGGGACTCGGCAGGATCGTCGGGAGCACCCGGCCAAGCTCGGCGATCATTTCAGGGGAATGGGCGGCGGAGACCGTCACCCTGAGCCGTGCCGTTCCCCTTGCAACGGTCGGATACCGGATCGCCGGGATCCAGATCCCCGCGTGTCGCAGGGCGGATGAAGCCGCTAGCGCATCTTTTTCGCTTCCGAGTTTTACCGGCACGATGGCGCTGGCCGGTTCCGGGGGCGCCCAGTTTTCGAGGGCAGCGCAAAGCTGATTGACATTAGCCCAAAGGCGCCGGCGGAGCCGCGCACCCTCCGCGGCTTCGACGAGCCGGATGGCCGCCAAAGCGGCGGCTGCCAGCGCGGGTGGGGGGGCCGTGGAATAGATGAATGATCGGGCGCGGTTGACGAGGTAATCGATGAGGGTGGCGCTGCCGGCGAGGTATCCGCCGCTCACTCCCAGCGCTTTGCTGAGCGTTCCCATCTGGAGTTCGACCCGGTCCTGTAAACCGAGCAGGGAAATAAGGCCCTCCCCTGCACTGCCGATCAACCCGACCGCGTGCGCCTCATCGACCAGCAGCCAAGCGCCGTAGCGATCCTTCAGATCGACCAAGGCTTTCAGGTCGGCTCGATCGCCGTCCATGCTGAAGACCGACTCGGTCACGATGAGAACCCTCCGGCCGTCCCCGGCGTTTGCGTTGGACTTCAACAAAGCCTCGAGTCTGCCCAGGTTCTGATGGGGAAAAACGCGCATCCCAGCGCCGGACAGGCGTGCCCCGTCAAGGAGACAGGCATGAGCCAGTTTGTCGAGAATCACCAGGTCGCGCGGCCCGGCCAGGGCCGGAATCGTGCCGAGGGCGGCGGCATAACCGCTGGAAAAAGCCAACGCGCGCGGCACACGTTTCCACCCTGCGATTTTGGCCTCCAGTTCGGCATGCAGGCGGTGGGATCCGGTCACCAGGCGGGAAGCCCCGGACCCGACCCCAAACCGGTCGATGGCGGCCTTGGCGGCTTCCCGTAGCTCGGGATGCTGCGCCAGTCCCAGGTAATCATTGGACGCAAAGTTCAGGTAAGCTTTGCCGTCCAGCACCAGGCGGGTCGGACCCGCCTCGTCGGCGGCGCTGAGATGCCGGCGAAGTCCTTGCTCGTCCAGCAGCGCCAGGGCCGCCTCCATGTCGAGTTCGGGGTTCGGAGTTCGGGGTTCGGTCATACGGTGGGCACAACGTAAGAGTTCACACGGTCACACGGCGGCCGCAGCGAGGAGGGCGGGCACAACGTAAGAGTTCACACGGCGAACACGGCGGACCACGGCGAGGAGATTAAATCATCCGCAGAACACGCAGAAGGACGCAGAAAAGAGAAGACATCCACAGATTACACAGATTGACGCAGATCAAGAGGACCCGGCGGCAACTCTAAGGCTGACACTCGCACCCACCCCCCAGGATGCCGCTCCGAACTCCGAACCCCGAACTCCGAACCCCGAACTCTTTCCCCTTCCCCCTTCTTCCCGCCGTGGTCGCCGTGGTCCGCCGTGTTCGCCGTGTGAACTCTTCCGTTGTGCCCGCCAAACCCGCTGCGCCCGCCGTGTGACCCGACACCCGACACTGGACACTCGACACCCGTTTACCCGCTATTTTTTTTCTGCGTTCTCTGCGTGTTCTGCGGATATTTCCTGGCTTTGCCGCAAGGCGCGGTCCACCTCAGCGTCGGGCGCCGCGCCCAAGGTGAGGGCGCGCAGGTAATGCCGCCGGGCCAGTTCAACGGCCGGGGGTTTAAGCTCGAGGTAAAGGACGGCCAGATTGAAATGCGCCTCGGCAGAGTTTTCGTCGAGTTCCACGGCCTTGCGCAATTCGTCGCCGGCGGCGTCGATCCAGCCTTTTTTGCGAACCACCACCCCGAGGTAGAGGTGATTCCGGGCGTTGTTGGGGTCCAGATAAATGGCCTGACTAATGGCGGCGAGGGCGCCGTCGAGGTCGGATTTTTGGTAGCAGATGATGCCCAGGGTGAGCCAGGCGGGAGCGGCCGTGGGATCCAGCCGGACAGCCTTTCGCAGGTGCTCGGCCGCATCGTCGAACTGGCTCAGGCGAAACTCGACTGAGCCCAGATTAACCCATCCGACCGGATGATTCGGCACCAGCTGCGTCAGTTTCAGAAATTCGGCCTTGGCATCCTCCAGCAGGTTGGCGTGAAAATCGGCGAGCCCCCTTTCGATGGCCAGCCGGGCCTCAGCGCGCAACGCCGGAGTCGGGCTGGGGGAGGGACTTTGGGCGACGGCCATGGTGGCGGCGACCATCAAACCCAGGGTGAGCATTCCCGGCTGTCGGCCAGGGCCGCCGGATGGCCCTTTACGCCGGGCCGGCGCAGGTCGGAATGGCATCGTGAACGGGGTCGGTCTGCGGTTGGGGTTAACTTTTTCCAAGCTCACGAGCGCGGTCGGCGGCGGCACGCACGGCCGCCATGATGGTGTAGCGCAAACCGCGCATCTCCAGGGTTTCGATCGCTGCCATGGTGGTCCCGCCGGGGCTTGCCACCATCTCGCGCAACAGCGCCGGATGCTGGCGGGTGTCCCGGACCATCTGCGCCGAGCCGAGCACCGTCTGAATGGCCAGCTGCAGTGCG includes the following:
- the bioF gene encoding 8-amino-7-oxononanoate synthase, whose amino-acid sequence is MTEPRTPNPELDMEAALALLDEQGLRRHLSAADEAGPTRLVLDGKAYLNFASNDYLGLAQHPELREAAKAAIDRFGVGSGASRLVTGSHRLHAELEAKIAGWKRVPRALAFSSGYAAALGTIPALAGPRDLVILDKLAHACLLDGARLSGAGMRVFPHQNLGRLEALLKSNANAGDGRRVLIVTESVFSMDGDRADLKALVDLKDRYGAWLLVDEAHAVGLIGSAGEGLISLLGLQDRVELQMGTLSKALGVSGGYLAGSATLIDYLVNRARSFIYSTAPPPALAAAALAAIRLVEAAEGARLRRRLWANVNQLCAALENWAPPEPASAIVPVKLGSEKDALAASSALRHAGIWIPAIRYPTVARGTARLRVTVSAAHSPEMIAELGRVLPTILPSPGGAPSAVPA
- a CDS encoding ATP-binding protein, with translation MPLAKHDYDESKIKTLSSLEHIRMRTGMYIGRLGDGSHADDGIYVLVKEVIDNSIDEFIMGYGKQIDVELKDDAVRVRDFGRGIPLGKVIECVSRINTGAKYNDEVFQFSVGLNGVGTKAVNALSAHFTVISRRDGEFLRAEFQRGELKSQKKGKQDAPDGTEIIFEPDRTIFKEFRFREEHLIRRLRLYTFLNASLKINYNGTVYASANGLKDLLEEEVGDDLIYPVVHHREKMLELAFTHTHRLSEDHYSFVNGQYTSDGGTHLSAFREGMLKAVNDFAKAKFEGDDVREGLVGAIAIRLKDPVFESQTKNKLGNTEIRTELVNKVREVVTGLLHRNGELAERLVNKVQETQRLRKELQDVRKLARERTAAISLRIPQLKDCRVHLNLEKKLGHESMIFITEGQSAAGSITSCRDPNTQAVFTLKGKPLNVWDLNRTVVYKNDEMFNLTRTLNVEENIRGLRYGRVILATDADVDGLHIRNLLITCFLRFFPDLITQKFVYILETPLFRVRDKKVTHYCYSEAERDKARQQIRNPEVTRFKGLGEISPSEFKHFINSKMRLTPVTVEDAHAIQPLLQFYMGKNTPQRREYIMEHLVLDSELLAG
- a CDS encoding tetratricopeptide repeat protein, whose product is MLTLGLMVAATMAVAQSPSPSPTPALRAEARLAIERGLADFHANLLEDAKAEFLKLTQLVPNHPVGWVNLGSVEFRLSQFDDAAEHLRKAVRLDPTAAPAWLTLGIICYQKSDLDGALAAISQAIYLDPNNARNHLYLGVVVRKKGWIDAAGDELRKAVELDENSAEAHFNLAVLYLELKPPAVELARRHYLRALTLGAAPDAEVDRALRQSQEISAEHAENAEKK